The Nilaparvata lugens isolate BPH unplaced genomic scaffold, ASM1435652v1 scaffold5852, whole genome shotgun sequence genome has a window encoding:
- the LOC120356122 gene encoding probable glutathione reductase 2: MPEYDVIVIGSGIGGRSAAIEAQKHRLSVAVFDYVRRTPCGNSWLVGGNSINAGDIPTKLFYKASQFYSARKEASKLGLTLQINGQTFKWVPFMNNVQLFCHTLAMSQQALLHESGINFHNGYVSFLDRSTVQTTGFGIIKNKYRAQIFILATGTQPTIPKEIFGYEYAITSDDIFSLKKCPAKVLIVGCSSTSVECAGFLRLIGVSVTIVVDSQPLKNVDDDCACRIIEHLDLLGVKILWKYKVERIEEVTDRIDLRPTTRILGSQVDHLQANLKNYFSTKRTFDGSQAFRDTMGSTASTQPKFKEFVFRPRKVFLRKVSNKEERASFSAEWSQHPRLNRIKQKMLPIIIDTYEVVMFAQGRAPRVYDMGLRELNVVLDSDGKVVANNHDETGCESIYAIGDVVSGRPGLSSVAAKCGKLLIGRLFNNNDEIVNYDFVPRVILSPIKYSYAGLTEKEAIKIYGYYQIEVYERSFRPLSWKILKTNKSATCYAKMVSVERSMGEDRVVGLHYIGPLADEIIQGFELVLKLGVDRKTINDMITVYPSDAIIFSRLSPRSKLLD, translated from the exons ATGCCTGAATACGATGTGATTGTGATTGGCAGTGGCATCGGAGGGAGATCGGCAGCAATTGAGGCGCAAAAGCATCGACTCTCagtggcagtgttcgattacgTGAGGAGAACGCCTTGCGGCAACAGCTGGCTGGTGGGGGGAAACAGCATCAATGCCGGGGACATCCCCACCAAACTGTTCTACAAGGCCAGCCAATTCTACAGCGCGCGCAAGGAAGCCTCCAAGTTGGGTCTCACTCTACAAATCAACGGACAAACATTCAAATGGGTGCCCTTCATGAACAACGTGCAGCTTTTCTGCCACACTCTAGCCATGAGTCAACAGGCTCTTCTCCACGAGAGCGGCATCAACTTCCACAACGGCTATGTTTCTTTCCTTGATAGGAGTACTGTGCAGACTACTGGTTTTGGTATCATCAAAAACAAATACAGAGCACAGATATTCATCCTGGCCACTGGAACCCAACCAACTATTCCGAAAGAAATTTTCGGATACGAGTATGCCATCACCTCTGACGATATATTTTCACTGAAAAAATGTCCAGCCAAGGTTTTGATTGTGGGTTGTTCTAGTACCAGTGTTGAGTGCGCTGGTTTTCTCAGGTTGATTGGAGTATCGGTGACAATTGTTGTCGATTCTCAACCGTTGAAAAACGTGGACGACGACTGCGCCTGTCGGATAATCGAACACTTGGACTTGCTTGGAGTGAAGATTCTGTGGAAGTACAAAGTTGAACGAATTGAAGAGGTGACTGATAGAATCGACTTGCGACCGACAACTAGAATTCTCGGCAGTCAGGTTGATCACTTGCAGGCGAATTTGAAGAACTATTTCTCGACGAAACGCACGTTTGACGGCTCGCAGGCGTTCCGAGACACCATGGGAAGCACAGCCAGCACTCAACCCAAGTTCAAAGAGTTTGTGTTCCGTCCCAGGAAAGTGTTCCTGCGCAAAGTGTCCAACAAAGAGGAGAGAGCCTCGTTCTCGGCAGAGTGGTCGCAACATCCGAGGCTCAACAGAATCAAACAGAAGATGCTGCCGATTATTATCGACACGTATGAGGTGGTGATGTTCGCCCAAGGTCGTGCGCCCAGGGTGTACGATATGGGGCTACGCGAGTTAAACGTGGTGTTGGATTCGGATGGCAAAGTGGTCGCCAACAACCACGATGAAACCGGTTGCGAGTCGATCTACGCTATCGGGGACGTGGTATCGGGGCGTCCAG GTCTATCAAGTGTGGCAGCAAAATGCGGCAAACTGTTGATCGGAAGGTTATTCAATAATAACGATGAAATAGTGAACTACGATTTCGTACCAAGAGTGATCCTATCTCCCATCAAATACAGCTACGCCGGTTTGACTGAGAAGGAAGCAATCAAAATCTACGGTTACTACCAAATCGAGGTTTATGAAAGAAGTTTTCGCCCGTTGAGCTGGAAAATTCTGAAAACTAACAAGAGCGCTACATGCTACGCGAAAATGGTTAGTGTGGAGAGAAGCATGGGCGAAGATCGAGTGGTGGGTCTGCACTACATTGGTCCTCTTGCTGACGAAATCATCCAAGGATTTGAACTTGTGTTGAAGTTGGGAGTAGACAGGAAAACTATCAATGACATGATCACTGTCTATCCAAGCGATGCTATTATATTCAGCAGGCTTTCTCCAAGAAGTAAGCTCCTAGACTAG